From a single Hypanus sabinus isolate sHypSab1 chromosome 7, sHypSab1.hap1, whole genome shotgun sequence genomic region:
- the LOC132396965 gene encoding leucine-rich repeat-containing protein 55-like produces MYVSSLLLILVVQRLARSCPAFCNCRKKTADCSQRGLVVAPTGFPLDVSNLSMAHNKLHSLPLDYFSCYTELLVLDLHNNSLSELPDQLFVPLRKLMHLDLSYNNLSRVTRELLEPTQNLATLTLSHNPGLSVIGFASLARLQYLDLSHSGLTSISQQLLDSLPSTVSLRLAGNPWFCGCTLEPLLKWLLKRVHQCNSDSREVVCAAPGQVKGTPLFTLTEESFKACRFSLSLDDYLFIAFVGFAVSIASVAMNFLLGITANCCHRWSKASEDEEM; encoded by the exons ATGTATGTGAGCTCTTTGCTGTTAATTCTCGTGGTTCAGAGACTTGCTCGGAgctgtccagcattttgtaactGCAGGAAGAAGACGGCCGATTGTAGCCAGAGAGGGCTGGTCGTGGCCCCCACTGGCTTCCCTCTGGACGTTTCCAACCTCAGTATGGCTCACAATAAACTCCACTCACTGCCTTTGGATTACTTTTCCTGCTACACCGAACTGCTGGTGTTGGACCTCCacaacaactctctgagtgagcTGCCTGACCAGCTCTTTGTACCCCTGAGAAAGCTGATGCACTTGGACCTGAGTTACAACAACCTCAGCCGGGTGACTCGCGAACTGCTGGAGCCCACCCAGAACCTGGCCACCCTCACCCTGAGCCACAACCCCGGGCTCTCCGTCATCGGGTTCGCCTCCCTGGCTCGCCTTCAGTACCTGGACCTCAGCCACAGCGGGCTCACCTCCATCAGCCAGCAGCTGCTGGACAGCCTCCCGTCCACAGTGTCGCTCCGCCTGGCCGGCAACCCCTGGTTCTGTGGCTGCACCCTGGAACCGCTGCTGAAGTGGCTCCTGAAGCGTGTCCACCAGTGTAACTCCG ATTCCAGGGAAGTTGTCTGTGCCGCCCCGGGGCAGGTCAAAGGCACTCCTCTTTTCACCCTGACTGAAGAGAGCTTCAAGGCCTGTCGATTTTCGCTGAGTCTGGACGACTACCTTTTCATCGCCTTTGTGGGCTTCGCTGTGTCAATTGCATCAGTTGCCATGAACTTCTTGCTGGGGATAACTGCTAACTGTTGCCACCGCTGGAGCAAGGCCAGCGAAGACGAAGAGATGTAA